Part of the Henckelia pumila isolate YLH828 chromosome 2, ASM3356847v2, whole genome shotgun sequence genome is shown below.
tctacttcaagaagaagtatatgttgaacaaccaccaggttttatcaactccttaactcctaattttgtttttaagcttgataaagctctttatggcttaaaacaagcaccgcgtgcatggtatgatacgTTATCACAATTCCTATTAGATCATGTCTTTACTAtaggaacggtcgataagactcTTTTTAAGTTTGTTAAAGGAGATCACATCTTACTCGTTCAaatatatgtagatgatattatATTTGGATCAACTAATCCTTGTATATGCGAGAAattttctaagatgatgcaggaacagtttgaaatgagcatgatgggagaattaaatttcttcCTCGGACTACAAGTCAATCAGCTGGATACTGgcattttcataaatcaaacTAAGTTCACCAAAGAACTTATCAAgaagtttggtatggagaatTGCTCTGCCATTTCTACCCCTATGAGTGCTTCtattaaacttgacaaagatgaATCAGGAGCACCAGTTGAGGTAACTATGTATCGAGGTCTAATCGGTTCACTACTTTATCTTACGGCCAGTAGACCAGATATTATGTTTGATGTATGTttgtgtgcaagatttcaagcagcacccaaGCAATCGCATTACATTGCAGCTAAGAGGATTATTAAATATCTTAAAGGCACTACAAATATGGGCCTTTGGTATTCCAAAGACTCAGAATTTAACCTTGTTGGTTATTctgatgcagattatgcaggttgcaaTATTGACAGAAAAAGCACTAGCGAGTCGTGTCAATTTTTGGAAGATAGACTTATTTCATGGTTCATTAAGAAGCAAACATCAATTGCCATATCTACtgctgaagcagaataccttgcagCTGGCAGTTGCTGTCCTCAAATACTGtggatacaacaacagcttAGGGACTATGGAATCAAGTCAAATGAAGCTCCTATATTTTGTGACAACACGAGTGCTATTGCAATCACTCAAAATCCAGTGATGCATTCCAGAACCAAGCACATTGATGTTCACCATCATTTCATTCGTGAAAACATACTCAAAAGGAGATTCAAATGATCTACGTACCTACTGACCAGCAGGCAGCAGATATTTTCACCAAGCCATTGCCGgat
Proteins encoded:
- the LOC140877470 gene encoding secreted RxLR effector protein 161-like, translated to MGELNFFLGLQVNQLDTGIFINQTKFTKELIKKFGMENCSAISTPMSASIKLDKDESGAPVEVTMYRGLIGSLLYLTASRPDIMFDVCLCARFQAAPKQSHYIAAKRIIKYLKGTTNMGLWYSKDSEFNLVGYSDADYAGCNIDRKSTSESCQFLEDRLISWFIKKQTSIAISTAEAEYLAAGSCCPQILWIQQQLRDYGIKSNEAPIFCDNTSAIAITQNPVMHSRTKHIDVHHHFIRENILKRRFK